The stretch of DNA TAAGTTTCTTTGCTGTAGTGTTTGGTTTCTTAGCTAAAATTGGAGTGATCTTTTCTGCAATCCAAAGCtgtgatgtcatggttgatactctctgtgaacttgtaatacaagtatgtGGATTTGGGATTTGATTAACCCTAATGGTACTTCCATCAAGTTGAATtctagcagatatgtaccacttgcaaggTCTGACGCTTCCATCGAAACCTCTGCACGTTGCATAAAATTTCTTTCTATTAGTCCAcatagtcttggcatcaaactcatgtttgactgcataagtcttgaaacacatcctaaactccttcatgcttgggaaAAATTTGCCTACTTCAATAACAAGATTTTCTTTGTCATACATACTTACAagctcatcatcatgtgcatcatctacATCATATGTAGCATCTTTCATCAGTTGTCCATCCACATCTTCACAAGCATCTATGTTAGCATCATTAGGCAAACTAGATTCATCCCTCTCTTCCTCATCTTGATCATCTACTGGATCTACTGGAATGTCAAAAAATTGTCCACCTCAGTGTCAGCCATTGGTGCAATGACCAAAGCAGTAGTGTCTTCTAATTGTACTGAATTCCAATCAACACAAACAACCCTTGCAGCACCATCACAACCCTCTTCTGCATCTTTCTCAGCCCACTCTATTACTGTCACTTCACCCGTAAACATGGGCATTATCTATATCTGTGAAGCCCAATTATCATCTACCATCTGCGAAGCCAACTTTGAGGGCACATATCCAACCTTAGAATCTGATTTCAGATCAATGAGCTCTGCATGAAAGGTAGTCTGTTTGCTTGCCTAGCCGTCTTGCCGATCTATTTCATCAACCATCTCTTCACCATTCTCAATTCTCACATACTCACCCTTCCAATTATCAAACCGTAACAATGCCACCTCTTGCTCTAGACCCCAAAAAATTCTTTCCCCAATTTTCTCCACAACATTCCTCACGGCCCTTTCTTTCATGCTCTGTATTTCCTGTGGATCAATCTCTTAAAATTGAACCTCCCATTTCAAAATTGTATCTCTCTCTATGTCTCGCATGCTACCATCAACTAGCTTTGCTTTAGATGGTAAGAATTCAACACTGAATTCGAAGGTCCGAGCAACATTGCCCCTGTTTATCAGTGGCGGGCTATGTGAGGCAGCGAAAGCAGACGAGGCACACAACGCAGGGTTGAAGAGGTTGGACCGGGTGATTGGGTTGATTACCTGGTCGACATAGTCTCTCTTGGCTCCATCTCGTTCAGCCCAACGCCGCCCCACCGCCGCTCCCTAGTCCCACCCACCTCCACAATCTGGATCTCGTGGAAAATAGGGCAAACAGAGGCTCACTTGGTCAGATCTAACTCAAGAAGGAGGGGAATGGTGCCGAATAAGCTCACCACATGCGCAGCCACGACGGTGGAtgaaagctccgccgccgccgacgacgagaACGAAGATGAGAGCAGCAACCAGAAGCAGGGGAGAAGCACGTGTTCAGTCAGGCGGGGAATCGATGCACTGCCAAGTGGGACCCACCACCAGACGCACTGATTAGTTTGACCCCCTATTTTTACCTTAACCGCAGTCCCGTTGACGACCGACCCCGTGTTTTAACCACCTGGTCGCATTGGGGCTATTATTGCCATGTAAGACGGCGCATAGGAGCTATCTATGGCAACTACGTCGCACTCCTTCTAATTCACATGAAATGTGTCGCATAGGAGCTATTGACCCATCATTCACCCCATCCGATATGATACGAGTGACAAAAAAAATcgacaacagaaacaatatcctcttTGAGCAGTCCCCAGTTCTGCTGAAAGACCCTTGCAGGAAAGCCATCCGGACCGAGAGCTTTAAGAGGTGCAATCTGGAAGAGAGCATCACTAATTTCTTGATACAAGCAAAGCTTGCATAAGTCATCATTTACAAGCGGTTCACACGAGGAATAATATGAGATGGATCCACCATAACATCATTGGTGTAGAGATACTTAGTGATAGTGTGAATCACTTCCATATTCTCAGTGCCAAGCTAGGGAAGACCCAACTGTTTCTCTCCCTCGAGACTAGCcagattatttttctttttttcaaaaaggagAATATCCCCCAGCCTCCAGACTACCCAGATGATAGGCCGGTTGCCTATTTTAGTGGGATAACAGAGGTGTCACGCCAGAGGTTGCAACAGGCTAGCTGTCTTAGTGAAAGTTGTATAAATAGACACATAAGATCGGGGTACTTACATACAAGATTTATTCCATTATTGGTTTGAACAAAAAACGGAGGGCGGCAGCAGCGGAAAGCCGGAAACACAAAAAGGAGAATAAGGAAAAAACAAGAAAGACATGCCGTGCCACACGCAGCCAACGTCTGGATAAGGAAGCAAGAGCAGCCGAGGTCATGGTTCGACTTGACTGTATGCTGTCAACTGAAACAACAGTGTAAGCACGAATTCTTACAAGCACCACCCCAAATCTTTTGAGACTTCACCTGCACATGACCACAGCATCATCTTCAGGTTTCAGCAATTTCGATGCCTAACACCATcagcatcatcttcatcttcagtgAAAGAGAGCATCCAAACACATCAGCCAGAACACGGAGGACAGAAATAATCATCTTCATGAAGCACTGCAAATGATCAATCGGTAAAGTTAAAAAAAATCAACAACCATATCATATAGCAAGTGTGTAATTAAGACCTTAAGCATATATAACAGTGTCCAATCCAAATATCCTTGAGAAAGCTATAAGAGCGTAATTGTAAGTGCTTTGTTCAAGAAACTACAACAGTGACACCTCTGCCTGGCTTGCTGGAGAACAGCGCACGTAAAGCAGAGAGGCTTCTTAAAAAAGTAGTAAAGCAGAGAGGCAATGGCGGTATAACTAATAGCCAAACTTAAAATAACTCTTGGCAGGGTAAATTCAAATTCAATATATGCAGAGCTCACATACTTTCTGAAAGAGCAGCTATCTATCTAGGGACACTGCGGCCAATGTAAAAGAAACAATAATAAATCAGGTTAAATACAGAGTTGTGTATGTACCTGCAGGGCTTGAGAAGAACCTGAGCGCACTCGTCAGTAGTGCGGTGATTAGTCCTGAGACCGCATGTAGCAATGATGGTATATACCGTGTGTCCGACAAACCTGAAAATACAGGGGCAACGGCATTAAGAGAGGTTGTCAGTGCGTTTGTACTAGTTGTATAAATAATTAATCATGAGAAGAATTAAGCacgtacgcatggtcttgactctaCTCAAGTAGATTCGGAGGATGACTGAAGATCTTTAGACAGCTGATAACGGAAGATTAGAGTAAGGTGGTTGGGATGTGCGCTGACTACTCTGTCCAGAGAAGCCTTTACAGCGTCAATAATTTTCGTTGCCATAGGACTATAACCTAGGCTACATTTTAAAGTAGTGAGGCTGGAGAGGTTTTCGATCCCGAAATCAAAAGCAGGACAGATGGGAGCCTCATCTTCAGCATGGCGGTAAAACATAATCTTCAGTTTTTCTAGCTTGGGCATACATTTTGCCGTAAACATAAGATCCATCCAATCTCCCCGCCTCCAGTATTTAAATTTCCTCAGGCATCGGAACCCAGCTTCACCACTAACTGCCAACCTTCCATCTTCACAAGAAGGCTGTTTTTCCCTTCCTCCTAGACTTAGAGTGAGCAGAGCGGGTAAGGCTCCAAGAATACAGATATCTTCATGCCAGATTCCTCTCCCCATATCCAAGCGTAACTTCTGTAGGTTGACGAGTGATCCTACCCAATGCGGAACCTTTGGGAATATACAACACGATATGACAAGTTTTCGGAGGTTAAGCGGCGGAGAAGTGCACCATGTATTCAACAAGAAGTCGTCATCATCATTCCCCCACATAGTTAGAGAACAAAGGTTTTGTGTGCATAGTTTTCCGAGAGAAGAAGCAATAacttccttgtcttcatgggcaacACCCCGATAATTAATGCACAGCTTCCTTAGATTCTTTAGCTCACCAAGCCCTTGCAGAAAGTTATATGACTGCTTGCAGGCGTCAACATGATCCAAAGTCACCAAGCCCTTGCAGAAAGTTATATGACTTCCTTGCTTGCATCTTAGCTATTCCATCTGGAAACTTAACAACTGTGTTAGTATGTGAGTCAAGAAGTAAGTGTGCCAGTTTGCCGAGATTGGCAATACTTGCTGGCAACTCGGACATCTTTGTATACCTCATGTCCAACATCTCTAAGCATTGTAGGTGTCCGATTTGTTCCGGGAGCTCGCTTACTGCTGTCCTGTAAATGCTGAGGTACCTTAGGTGAATCAGCCTCCCTACATTTGCAAGATGGTAGTTTTCCAAAAGACTGTTTCGTCCAAAGTCCACGACACGCAAATGTTTGAAGTCCATCATCGAATGGATATTCACCGTATTCACAAAGACATTAAATGATCGGACATGAGACAATATCAGGCTCATTGGCAAAATAGAATCCCCTTTCCCTTCAACTTGCATGGAGATACGGCGGACTTTGCCTTGTGTCATGGTAGTTAAACTGGGGACACCAACAAAAGTAACAAAGTTCTCTTCAATGGACTTGGATACTATGAAATCAAGAATTATATCGTGAACTCGACAACTCTTCCCCATATAACCGCCTTTCTTCACAGGTTGGATCAAACTCCTATTGATGAGCTCATTAAAAAACCTCACTCCTACCTCATATGCAGTATATATACCTTCTTTGTGAATGAATCCTTCAGCAATCCATCTTGATATTAGTGTTTTCTTCTCAATAATAGAATCTTCTGGAAATATACTGAGATACAAGAGACATGTTTTTAGATGAGGAGGAAGATCAAAGTAACTAAGTGACAATATCTTTATCATTACTTCGACATTATGATTCCTTTCAAGTGCACGACCAATTGAATCTTTCACTTGGTTCCATAGATGCTCTGATCTTCCTGTGTTAGCCAACAAACTAGCTATAGCAATGATTGCTAAAGGCAACCCATCACATTTTCCCAAGATTTGATTAGAAACTTTCACGAGCGATGAAGGGCAATCTTCTTCAGAGCTGAATAATCTTCTATGGAATAGTTGCCTTGAGTGCTCCATATTAAGAGGCCTTATATTATAAATATGGCCACCGATTGATGAATGACACGCATATGCAACATCACTCTGCCGAGTAGTGGTGATTATTACACCATTGCATCTGGTGATGGGGAATGCGTACTTAATAACATCCCATGTTTTAACGTCCCATATGTCGTCAATCACTATAAAACAAGCTTGTCAAAATCGCGATTTTGAATCAGATCGGAGCCtcaatggtaggatcgcaaatcgtagaatcttcactatcaggatcgtagaaacgtagattctaagaactaaaatcgtagaatcataggggttagtttggatcgtaaagtcgtagaatcgtataagatAATCACGATTATGACAACCTTATAAAATACCTGCACATGATTTTTTAGTAGTATTAGTTAGTATGATGTGTTAAAATGAAGCGTACAAGCAAAAGAAGGAGAAAGAGAAATTTCCGTGTTCTTGTGTTGATGCAACTCCATCCTCGTCAGTTAACAACTTGATCCAACAATGGAGACCATCCTCACTTGTTCTTGTGTTGATGCAACTCCATCCTCGTCAGTTAACAACTTGATCAACTCAGCCTTGGGTTCATCAATTCCAACAAGCTTCGATGCATGCTCAaatacagcaagagctctagggtCAACGGTCGCATTTTTGGTATTGGAGAAGGTCTCACGACCCTTGTACCTTGCGTTCCTATCACCCACCTCAATGATCTGTTTCTTCAGATCCTGGATCTCCTTGCCGATTTGGTGGCGAGCTTTCATCTTCCCCAACTTCCCTAGCGAGCTCTTGATCTTGTCAATGAAGCCATCTGGCTTTTCGTCTTTGTCACCAACACTTTGCATGAAGTCATCGATGGCATCCTCCAGGTCATAGGACAGCTCCCGCACCTCATTCATCCAGACTTTATCCTGCAGATCAGGATCCTCCTCCTCCGACATCTTGAGGAGAAAAGCTTCCATGGCGGCGAGCTCATGAGCGAGAGACCTGATCTCCTTGCGCACACCCTTAAAACGCTTGTACTCGTTGCCGAGCAGGGTGGCCAGCTTCACCAGGACAGGTTTGAGGACCCCCGTCGCCAGAGTCACGAGAGCCGCCTCCATGACCTCAGAGCTCGAATGCACGGCCAGTGATCGAACAGGAAAGTTTGCGCCAAGTCTAGACCCTAAAAAGAGGATGGATTAGTCATAGCTAAGCCACTCACCCGAGGCACTAGTGGGAGCAAGCATATACACGAGGGAGGTTTTTTCTTTTGGAAGAggcatatgatcacaatgtgcgcgCTTGCTCGCCGCCGCCAACCctaggcgcgcccagccctcctccACCCCCACCTTTCCTCGCCGCCGCCAGAGGCGGTCTCCGGGCAAGTCCGGGGCGCCGCCAAGGAAGGTGGCGGTGGGGCCAGCTGCTGCTCTGCTTCCGCGGGGGGCTTCGGATCTGGGGCGGCGGCCCCTCTGGTGAGGCACCACCGGCTTAGCGGCGGGCGGTGGTGCGGGCGTTTGGTTCCGGCGTTCTTGGCCGCGCGGGCGGCGGAATCTCGGAGGACGAGGGCGACGGTGCCAGATCTGGCGCCCCTTCCCCCTGTACGGCGTGTTCTCCCGCATCCGGCCTGCCCGTGTTCCATGGGACACCGGCGCTGGTGGTGCTAGTGGTGCGGAATCCAATCCGGGTGAAAGCCATGGCCGACCATGGTCGGCTGCGTCGACGGCGACGCCTGAGGGCGCCGTGTCCCTTCTTGGAGGCGTCTGACATGTCTGATCCCCCcactcccccttctcctagttctcccgggcgaaagccccaactttgttgggcggcggcggcgccatcggcgtcgtatccttcttgaaggcgccgtttAGGGAGCTTGGTGGTCGGTGGGTGCTGTTGGGGTGCAGGTGGTGGCAGCGGTGGTACCCTCCTCGTCGTAGCTCTTGCTTTCCatcgccattgtatctttcctctcTGCAAGGCGGTGGCGCTGTCTGGCGCCATGGTGGCGTTGACAGTTGACCTAGCAAGGTCTTTGTGTCGGTGCCTACTCTGGAGATGGTTATGTGGATGACGGTGGCGGTAGCCTCGGTGAGTGCGCCGGACCGGTGTGTGACCCATTCCCGGTATGTGGCTGGGATGGGGCATCCGGCTTTAAATGTTAGGTTTTGGTgcaatgtctgtttggtattaggctcggacattcggcaccccTGCATCAAGGGGATAGAAGTAGCAACAGGTGTCGCCAGGATGGTGGTTCCAGGCTTATACTGATGTAATGCTTTGTAAGGTctctgagaataattaataaaatggctgcatgcatcgatcagatgcagaggccgggggtgatcctccttttctaaaaaaagaggCATATGAGGGAGCTGGGGTGTACCTGGCCTAGCGGGATCTATAATTTCTTCACTAGTTGCAACTCGGTTAGCAGTGGGGTTGCAGCCGGACCCGTCGCCGCGCTCACCGGAACCGCGTCCTCCCTGCTTGCAGAGATCGAGCTTGATCTGTCAATAATTCTGCGTCGAAGCCGCCGTACCTGGTGGGAAAATTCAAGTAAGCCCATGCCTACACCTACACCCTGAAAAGATGAGTGGCTAATCCAAGTAAGCCCATGTATGCCGTACCTGGCGGGATTCGATCTGCAGCGGAAGAGACGATGGCTGCCCGCGTCG from Triticum dicoccoides isolate Atlit2015 ecotype Zavitan chromosome 6A, WEW_v2.0, whole genome shotgun sequence encodes:
- the LOC119318691 gene encoding disease resistance protein PIK6-NP-like isoform X3 yields the protein MEAALVTLATGVLKPVLVKLATLLGNEYKRFKGVRKEIRSLAHELAAMEAFLLKMSEEEDPDLQDKVWMNEVRELSYDLEDAIDDFMQSVGDKDEKPDGFIDKIKSSLGKLGKMKARHQIGKEIQDLKKQIIEVGDRNARYKGRETFSNTKNATVDPRALAVFEHASKLVGIDEPKAELIKLLTDEDGVASTQEQVRMVSIVGSSC
- the LOC119318691 gene encoding disease resistance protein Pik-2-like isoform X2 is translated as MEHSRQLFHRRLFSSEEDCPSSLVKVSNQILGKCDGLPLAIIAIASLLANTGRSEHLWNQVKDSIGRALERNHNVEVMIKILSLSYFDLPPHLKTCLLYLSIFPEDSIIEKKTLISRWIAEGFIHKEGIYTAYEVGVRFFNELINRSLIQPVKKGGYMGKSCRVHDIILDFIVSKSIEENFVTFVGVPSLTTMTQGKVRRISMQVEGKGDSILPMSLILSHVRSFNVFVNTVNIHSMMDFKHLRVVDFGRNSLLENYHLANVGRLIHLRYLSIYRTAVSELPEQIGHLQCLEMLDMRWNS
- the LOC119318691 gene encoding disease resistance protein PIK6-NP-like isoform X1, whose product is MEHSRQLFHRRLFSSEEDCPSSLVKVSNQILGKCDGLPLAIIAIASLLANTGRSEHLWNQVKDSIGRALERNHNVEVMIKILSLSYFDLPPHLKTCLLYLSIFPEDSIIEKKTLISRWIAEGFIHKEGIYTAYEVGVRFFNELINRSLIQPVKKGGYMGKSCRVHDIILDFIVSKSIEENFVTFVGVPSLTTMTQGKVRRISMQVEGKGDSILPMSLILSHVRSFNVFVNTVNIHSMMDFKHLRVVDFGRNSLLENYHLANVGRLIHLRYLSIYRTAVSELPEQIGHLQCLEMLDMRYTKMSELPASIANLGKLAHLLLDSHTNTVVKFPDGIAKMQARKSYNFLQGLGDFGSC